Proteins from one Mucilaginibacter jinjuensis genomic window:
- a CDS encoding 2-phosphosulfolactate phosphatase encodes MNIRNPKSLEVCLSPALLSLYSVENYIVVIIDIFRATSSICYGIENGAEAIIPVAQVEECVAYREKGTGYLLAAERDGSVVDGFDFGNSPFSYTAEKVAGKTVVLTTTNGTQALHLSRKAKKVVIGSFLNLTSLSNFLKTQNENILLVCAGWKNNFNLEDTTFAGAVIDHLIADGNYTLDDPALAAFDLYQLAKGDISAYLSKTSHGERMRKLGIEKDIAFCLNVDITTAIPILQGEKLVKLI; translated from the coding sequence TTGAACATTCGAAATCCGAAATCCCTTGAGGTTTGCCTTTCACCAGCCTTACTATCCCTTTATAGTGTCGAAAACTACATCGTAGTCATCATCGATATATTTCGTGCAACCTCATCAATTTGCTACGGAATTGAAAATGGTGCCGAAGCAATAATCCCGGTTGCACAGGTTGAAGAGTGTGTAGCTTACCGCGAAAAAGGTACCGGCTACTTACTCGCCGCCGAGCGCGACGGAAGTGTGGTTGATGGCTTCGACTTTGGTAACTCGCCGTTCTCGTACACTGCCGAAAAGGTTGCTGGGAAGACTGTGGTTTTAACCACTACAAACGGCACACAAGCGCTGCATTTATCACGAAAAGCTAAAAAAGTAGTGATTGGGTCGTTTTTAAACCTTACTTCTTTAAGTAACTTTTTAAAGACCCAAAATGAGAACATTTTGCTGGTTTGTGCCGGTTGGAAGAACAATTTTAACCTCGAAGACACCACTTTTGCAGGTGCAGTAATTGATCATCTCATAGCAGATGGAAATTATACCCTGGATGATCCGGCACTTGCTGCTTTCGATCTTTACCAGTTAGCCAAAGGAGATATTTCGGCCTACCTCAGCAAAACTTCGCACGGCGAACGGATGCGCAAATTGGGTATCGAAAAAGATATTGCGTTCTGCCTTAATGTGGACATTACCACAGCCATCCCGATTCTACAGGGAGAGAAATTGGTGAAACTAATTTAA
- a CDS encoding glycosyltransferase family 4 protein produces MKVLILTHRIPFPQNGGYPIVVCNTIKGLLDLGHEVSLFALNAKQHAHYQEDDGYESKALISRINYKTYPINIGISMYEAALNLFNSQAQYVDRFFNHGFEKMLIEELKIHQYDIIQFEGLFVAPYLNAASKHSKAKLIYRSHNVEHQVWQRLAVQKGDPFKKWYLKLMASRIKKYELHQLNRFDAIAVFTDQDKKTMLECDIKQQVNVLPVGLDMARYHPDYSRTEFPSLFFLGSLDWMPNREGIQWFLNTFYHDLTTGDLNVRFYVAGNDIPEQFDDYDVMGKIYIQGEVDDALEFVNSKSIMIVPLLSSGGMRVKIVEGMAMQKCIISTSLGAEGINYTHGENIMIANTREEFYNCISKCIKDEEFCKQIGANARKLVEDTHDVKVVTNKLVAFYQQVLNH; encoded by the coding sequence GTGAAGGTACTTATTCTTACACACCGCATCCCATTTCCGCAGAATGGCGGATACCCTATTGTGGTATGTAATACAATTAAAGGCCTTTTAGATCTGGGTCACGAGGTTTCGCTCTTCGCCCTCAATGCCAAACAGCATGCCCATTACCAGGAAGATGATGGCTATGAATCGAAGGCATTAATCAGCCGCATCAATTATAAAACATATCCTATTAATATCGGCATCTCTATGTATGAGGCTGCGCTCAACCTGTTTAACAGCCAGGCGCAGTATGTAGACCGCTTTTTTAATCACGGTTTCGAAAAAATGCTGATCGAAGAACTGAAAATCCATCAGTACGATATTATCCAGTTCGAAGGTTTATTTGTTGCGCCGTATTTAAATGCGGCAAGTAAACATAGCAAGGCTAAACTCATCTATCGTTCACACAATGTAGAACACCAGGTTTGGCAACGCCTCGCCGTACAAAAAGGCGACCCGTTTAAAAAATGGTACTTGAAACTGATGGCATCGCGCATTAAAAAATACGAGCTGCACCAGTTAAACCGTTTTGATGCCATTGCCGTGTTTACCGATCAGGATAAAAAAACAATGCTCGAGTGCGATATTAAGCAACAGGTAAACGTATTGCCGGTTGGCTTGGATATGGCACGATACCATCCTGATTATAGCCGTACCGAATTCCCGAGCCTTTTCTTTTTAGGTTCGCTGGATTGGATGCCTAACCGCGAAGGCATCCAATGGTTTCTGAATACATTCTACCACGATCTAACTACCGGCGATTTAAACGTACGCTTCTACGTAGCCGGAAACGATATCCCCGAGCAGTTTGATGATTACGATGTGATGGGTAAAATTTATATCCAGGGCGAGGTTGACGATGCACTGGAGTTTGTAAACAGCAAGTCTATCATGATTGTGCCGCTGCTCTCGAGTGGTGGTATGCGGGTAAAAATTGTGGAAGGTATGGCGATGCAAAAATGCATTATCTCTACCTCGCTTGGTGCCGAAGGTATTAACTATACCCACGGCGAAAATATTATGATAGCCAACACCCGCGAAGAATTTTATAACTGCATCAGCAAATGTATTAAGGATGAGGAGTTTTGCAAACAAATTGGTGCTAACGCCCGCAAATTGGTTGAAGACACCCACGATGTTAAGGTTGTTACAAATAAGCTGGTGGCTTTTTATCAGCAGGTATTAAACCACTAA
- the gcvT gene encoding glycine cleavage system aminomethyltransferase GcvT, which yields MKNTALTHIHSSLGAKMVPFAGYNMPVQYAGINAEHETVRKAVGVFDVSHMGEFILKGENALDLIQRVTSNDAAKLYDGKVQYSCLPNETGGIVDDLLVYKIDDKTYMLVVNASNIEKDWNWISKFNTNGVDMKDISDRTSLLAVQGPKAAEALQSLTDIDLGSMEYYTFNKGKFAGVDNVIVSATGYTGAGGFEIYCDNANAEHIWNEVFKAGEPFGIKPIGLGARDTLRLEMGFCLYGNDIDDTTSPLEAGLGWVTKFNKEFTNSAALQEQKTSGVTKKLVGFKMIERGIPRHDYEIVDAEGNNIGKVTSGTQSPSLQIAIGMGYVQNKFAKEGSEIYIKIRDNKVKAEVVKPPFK from the coding sequence ATGAAGAATACAGCTTTAACCCATATACATAGTAGTTTAGGCGCTAAAATGGTGCCCTTTGCAGGTTACAACATGCCCGTGCAATACGCAGGCATTAACGCTGAGCACGAAACCGTGCGTAAAGCGGTAGGTGTGTTTGATGTAAGCCACATGGGCGAGTTTATTTTGAAAGGTGAAAACGCCTTAGACCTCATCCAGCGTGTTACCAGTAATGATGCTGCCAAACTGTATGATGGTAAAGTGCAATATTCTTGCCTGCCAAATGAAACCGGCGGTATTGTTGATGACCTTTTGGTTTACAAAATCGACGATAAAACCTACATGCTGGTGGTTAACGCATCAAACATTGAGAAAGATTGGAACTGGATCTCTAAATTCAACACCAATGGTGTGGATATGAAAGATATCTCAGATCGTACTTCACTACTGGCCGTACAAGGCCCTAAAGCTGCCGAAGCATTACAATCATTAACTGATATCGATTTAGGTTCTATGGAATATTACACCTTTAACAAAGGCAAATTTGCCGGTGTTGATAATGTAATTGTATCTGCAACCGGCTATACCGGCGCCGGTGGTTTCGAGATCTACTGTGATAACGCCAATGCAGAGCACATCTGGAACGAAGTATTTAAAGCAGGTGAGCCATTCGGTATTAAACCAATTGGTTTAGGTGCCCGCGATACCCTGCGTCTGGAAATGGGTTTCTGCCTGTACGGTAATGATATCGACGATACTACTTCGCCTCTGGAAGCAGGCTTAGGCTGGGTAACCAAGTTCAATAAAGAATTTACCAATTCTGCAGCTTTGCAGGAGCAAAAAACTTCAGGCGTTACCAAAAAACTGGTTGGCTTTAAAATGATAGAACGCGGTATCCCCCGCCACGATTACGAAATTGTTGATGCAGAAGGTAATAACATTGGTAAAGTAACTTCGGGCACGCAATCACCATCACTGCAAATTGCAATTGGTATGGGCTATGTGCAAAATAAATTTGCCAAAGAAGGTTCTGAGATTTATATCAAGATCCGCGATAATAAAGTAAAGGCTGAGGTTGTGAAGCCGCCTTTTAAATAG
- a CDS encoding ribonuclease HII: protein MLLARYQYEFLEAGCDEAGRGCLAGPVFAAAVILPDDFEHDLLNDSKILDEATRYALRTEIEEKAIAHAVGVVDNNEIDKINILNASFLAMHRAIEKLHLQPQFLIIDGNRFNKFGTTPHKCIIKGDSLYFSIAAASILAKTYRDDFMKQIADEHPEYDWHSNKGYPTIKHRNAVMELGFTPYHRRTFRVTDPQLTIF, encoded by the coding sequence ATGTTATTAGCCAGGTATCAATACGAATTTTTGGAGGCAGGGTGTGACGAAGCCGGTCGTGGTTGCCTGGCCGGGCCTGTATTTGCCGCTGCTGTAATTCTCCCTGATGATTTTGAACATGATTTGCTGAATGATTCAAAGATACTGGACGAAGCAACCCGTTATGCACTACGTACAGAGATTGAGGAAAAAGCCATTGCACACGCCGTTGGGGTTGTAGATAATAACGAGATCGACAAGATCAATATCCTCAATGCATCATTCCTGGCCATGCATCGTGCTATCGAAAAACTACATTTGCAGCCGCAGTTTTTAATTATTGATGGCAACCGCTTTAACAAATTTGGCACCACACCGCATAAATGTATCATCAAAGGCGATTCTTTATATTTCAGCATCGCAGCTGCATCCATCTTAGCCAAAACTTACCGCGATGATTTTATGAAGCAAATTGCCGATGAGCATCCCGAATACGATTGGCATAGCAACAAAGGCTATCCTACTATTAAACACCGTAATGCCGTAATGGAGTTAGGCTTTACGCCATACCATCGCCGCACTTTCCGCGTTACAGACCCGCAGCTAACTATTTTTTAA